The following coding sequences lie in one Anoplolepis gracilipes chromosome 4, ASM4749672v1, whole genome shotgun sequence genomic window:
- the LOC140664772 gene encoding uncharacterized protein isoform X2: protein MARNKNYQNDIMFITQFTRNILRILGVWPSLKGERTMIERIHQFLLICTSNVLLYSVLIPGFLFWILEKRTHVKIQVFPLLIFGFMTISKYGNLIFREGQIKRCLKHIEEDWKNVTSMSARNTMLDSAKTGRRLVTLCGAFMYSSGLSFRLILPFTKGKIVNAQNITIKPLPCPGYFFSFNAQASPSYEIIFAVQFISGLVTFSITTGVCGLAAIFVMHACGQLKILIELMRHLVEDQWQEKEEVNKKLAAVVEHQIRIRHGTYNATNMFNRNNGVYSNRMHSWILHNSGMGEKQYNSYVFLLYVDYIYDDKRISVLLYR, encoded by the exons atggcgcgtaataaaaattatcaaaatgatattatgTTTATCACACAATTTACGCGTAATATTTTAAGGATACTTGGAGTCTGGCCGTCTCTCAAAGGAGAAAGAACAATGATTGAAAGAATTCAccagtttttattaatctgtACATCTAACGTTCTTCTCTATTCCGTTCTGATTCCCGGTTTTCTCTTCTGGATTCTCGAAAAGAGAACACACGTCAAAATTCAGGTTTTCCCTCTGCTTATTTTTGGCTTTATGACCATAAGTAAATAcggtaatttaatattccgCGAGGGTCAAATCAAGCGTTGCTTAAAGCACATCGAAGAAGATTGGAAAAATGTCACTAGTATGAGTGCACGAAATACAATGCTTGATTCCGCGAAAACTGGAAGACGTCTAGTTACACTTTGCGGAGCCTTTATGTATAGCAGCGGACTTTCCTTTCGTTTGATTTTACCATTTactaaaggaaaaattgttaaCGCGCAGAATATCACAATTAAACCTTTACCATGTCCAGGatacttcttttctttcaatgCACAAGCCAGTCCTAGTTATGAGATTATTTTTGCGGTACAGTTCATATCGGGTTTAGTTACCTTCTCGATCACAACGGGCGTATGTGGTCTCGCTGCCATTTTCGTGATGCACGCCTGCGGCCAGTTGAAAATTCTGATAGAGCTAATGAGACATCTTGTTGAAGACCAGTggcaagaaaaagaagaggtgAACAAGAAGCTAGCCGCAGTAGTCGAACATCAAATAAGAATACGGCA TGGAACATACAATGCaacaaatatgtttaatagaaataatggGGTGTACAGCAATCGTATGCATTCTTGGATATTGCATAATAGTg gAATGGGAGAAAAGCAATACAATAGCTACGTGTTCTTACTTTATGTCGATTACATCTATGATGATAAACGTATTTCTGTTTTGTTATACCGGTGA
- the LOC140664772 gene encoding odorant receptor 4-like isoform X1: MARNKNYQNDIMFITQFTRNILRILGVWPSLKGERTMIERIHQFLLICTSNVLLYSVLIPGFLFWILEKRTHVKIQVFPLLIFGFMTISKYGNLIFREGQIKRCLKHIEEDWKNVTSMSARNTMLDSAKTGRRLVTLCGAFMYSSGLSFRLILPFTKGKIVNAQNITIKPLPCPGYFFSFNAQASPSYEIIFAVQFISGLVTFSITTGVCGLAAIFVMHACGQLKILIELMRHLVEDQWQEKEEVNKKLAAVVEHQIRIRHFLQLVEHTMQQICLIEIMGCTAIVCILGYCIIVEWEKSNTIATCSYFMSITSMMINVFLFCYTGEQLTSQAEKVANTSCELEWYRLPNEKARGIVLVMIISNLPTKITAGKIIDLSLKTYGDVVKTAVTYFNMLRNVID, from the exons atggcgcgtaataaaaattatcaaaatgatattatgTTTATCACACAATTTACGCGTAATATTTTAAGGATACTTGGAGTCTGGCCGTCTCTCAAAGGAGAAAGAACAATGATTGAAAGAATTCAccagtttttattaatctgtACATCTAACGTTCTTCTCTATTCCGTTCTGATTCCCGGTTTTCTCTTCTGGATTCTCGAAAAGAGAACACACGTCAAAATTCAGGTTTTCCCTCTGCTTATTTTTGGCTTTATGACCATAAGTAAATAcggtaatttaatattccgCGAGGGTCAAATCAAGCGTTGCTTAAAGCACATCGAAGAAGATTGGAAAAATGTCACTAGTATGAGTGCACGAAATACAATGCTTGATTCCGCGAAAACTGGAAGACGTCTAGTTACACTTTGCGGAGCCTTTATGTATAGCAGCGGACTTTCCTTTCGTTTGATTTTACCATTTactaaaggaaaaattgttaaCGCGCAGAATATCACAATTAAACCTTTACCATGTCCAGGatacttcttttctttcaatgCACAAGCCAGTCCTAGTTATGAGATTATTTTTGCGGTACAGTTCATATCGGGTTTAGTTACCTTCTCGATCACAACGGGCGTATGTGGTCTCGCTGCCATTTTCGTGATGCACGCCTGCGGCCAGTTGAAAATTCTGATAGAGCTAATGAGACATCTTGTTGAAGACCAGTggcaagaaaaagaagaggtgAACAAGAAGCTAGCCGCAGTAGTCGAACATCAAATAAGAATACGGCA TTTTTTGCAATTAGTGGAACATACAATGCaacaaatatgtttaatagaaataatggGGTGTACAGCAATCGTATGCATTCTTGGATATTGCATAATAGTg gAATGGGAGAAAAGCAATACAATAGCTACGTGTTCTTACTTTATGTCGATTACATCTATGATGATAAACGTATTTCTGTTTTGTTATACCGGTGAACAGCTTACCTCTCAG gcGGAAAAGGTAGCTAATACATCGTGCGAACTCGAGTGGTACCGCCTTCCAAACGAGAAAGCGCGTGGAATCGTGCTAGTGATGATTATATCTAATTTGCCTACCAAGATCACAGCTGGAAAAATCATAGATCTATCACTCAAAACATATGGTGAT GTTGTAAAAACAGCAgtgacatattttaatatgcttCGAAATGTAAttgactaa
- the LOC140664773 gene encoding odorant receptor 4-like translates to MLHNQHYQDDIMYITQLTRQVLSLLGVWPSLNRKRSIGERAWKFLLISSSYILLYCVLIPGLLFWLIEKRTRVRVQTIPLIFYGFMATGKYSILVFSEGRIKRCLKHIEQDWKILISMDARDSMIESAKIGRRLVTLCAAFMYGSGLSFRSILPFAKGKIVTAQNVTIKPLPCPAYLFSFDIQVSPIYETVFAIQFLSGIVTYSITIGICGLAAVFVMHACGQLKILVNLMRNLVEVQWEENQELDKKLAAMVEHQIRIRNFLRLVEHTMQQACLIELMGCTTIVCLLGYFIIMEWENSNSIAMCSYFITLTSLMINMFMFCYTGEQLTVQAERVASTSCELEWYRLPDKKARGIVLVIIMSNLPTKVTAGKIMDLSFKTYGDVVKTAVTYFNMLLNVTD, encoded by the exons ATGTTGCACAACCAACATTATCAAGatgatattatgtatattacacaattaaCGCGTCAGGTTTTGAGTTTACTGGGAGTCTGGCCATCTTTGAACAGAAAAAGATCTATCGGCGAAAGAGCTTGGAAATTCCTATTAATCTCAAGCTCTTATATTCTTCTCTATTGCGTCCTGATTCCCGGTCTTCTTTTCTGGCTGATCGAGAAGAGAACGCGCGTGCGAGTCCAAACAATTcctctaattttttatggcTTTATGGCTACAGGAAAATATAGCATTTTGGTATTCAGCGAAGGACGTATTAAACGTTGTTTAAAGCACATCGAGCAAGATTGGAAGATCCTTATCAGCATGGATGCACGAGATTCGATGATTGAATCGGCAAAGATTGGAAGACGCCTGGTTACACTTTGTGCAGCTTTCATGTATGGTAGCGGACTCTCTTTTCGATCGATTTTGCCATTCGCCAAGGGAAAAATCGTCACCGCGCAGAATGTCACAATTAAACCTCTGCCTTGCCCTGCTTATTTGTTTTCCTTCGATATACAAGTTAGTCCTATTTATGAGACGGTTTTCGCGATTCAATTTTTGTCCGGTATAGTTACTTATTCAATAACGATCGGTATATGTGGCCTTGCGGCTGTCTTTGTGATGCACGCTTGTGGCCAACTGAAGATCTTAGTGAATCTGATGAGAAATCTCGTTGAAGTGCAATGGGAAGAGAACCAAGAGTTGGATAAGAAACTTGCTGCAATGGTCGAGCATCAAATAAGGATACGAAA TTTTTTGAGATTGGTAGAACATACTATGCAACAAGCATGTCTGATAGAATTAATGGGTTGCACAACGATCGTCTGCCTTTTGggatactttataataatg GAATGGGAAAATAGCAATTCAATAGCTATGTGCTCTTACTTTATTACACTTACATCTCTGATGATAAACATGTTCATGTTTTGTTATACCGGTGAACAGCTTACTGTTCAG GCGGAGAGAGTAGCTAGTACATCGTGCGAGCTCGAATGGTATCGTCTTCCGGATAAAAAAGCACGTGGAATTGTGCTAGTGATAATTATGTCGAATTTGCCTACCAAAGTCACCGCTGGAAAAATCATGGATTTGTCATTCAAGACATACGGTGAT GTCGTTAAGACAGCTgtgacatattttaatatgcttCTAAACGTAACTGATTAA